The Alligator mississippiensis isolate rAllMis1 chromosome 8, rAllMis1, whole genome shotgun sequence genomic sequence CCACCCCTGTGAGTATGGGCACCGGCCCTGATACTGCCAGCCCaggcatgcagctccccactgcccccgaagtgccccccccccttccaccactggAGGGGCACCTTCCCCCTTGCCCTCCATGTCCTGCTGTAGCCCCAGCACCTAAAAATACCTTCTGCCAGTGCCAGCTGGCACTCCCCCAACACTCAGCCCCCTCCATACCCCCCTGCCACACAGGTTCAGATGTGctgcgctgcccccccccctcctcccctgacagtccccaagccctggccatcCAACCCCTGCGTCCCATAGACTtatctgcatgcagctgctggggctgctcccactatGCTGCTTGGCTGTATTTTGGcctcatgcatgtgtgtgcgcacacgcatATGGTGCCCTCTGCCTCCAGTTACTCTCCCGCCACTCCCCTCAGGCCCAAGCAACTACTTGTAGGCTGGaagactgccagcctgcaaggggaaacatgCAGTTTCCTGTGGTTTTcacctttaaagaggaaaatctgtgtttttttcctttaaaggagaaaacccacctttttctgcagcaagcagaaaacccggatccctgatgatgatCAAGTGGAACAGAGGCTTTTCTAGCATTTGACTCAGCAGTGAGAGCCGTGAAGGGACAGGAAAGTAACTTACAGTACTCTTCAGTGTTTCAGAAAACTGGCACTTACTGGGACTCTGCAATAAGGAATCTTGTAGTTTTCTTATTTTTCGCTTTACTGGGTAGTGTAGAGCTGTAAGAGAGgatataaattaatttaatgcAGGACATTTGGTGGGGCACTGAATTGGAGGGCACAGAATAAACACATAAAAGGAATGCTTTTCTTCTTTAGCTGTCAGCTGATGTATATAGAATACATTCACTTCCCCATGTGGAGCCATTGGTGCTGTTCAGAGGTGGCGCTGTTCGAACCTTAGATGCGCTTTTAGCAGCACCGCAACAGGGAATTGAAAACATTATTTCGGATGAAGTCATTAGGTAAGTGACACAAATTTGGAGGGCTACCTGCACAATCCGATAAATTGATCATACAGTAGAACCCAGGTAATTTGTATCTGGGTAATATGCAGCCCACTTAGTTCGCAGGAGTTTGCTAAACTAAGGAGAAGCTGCTTAGCTCTTTTCTGTGGCTTTTATCACAAATTTTTCACTTAACTGGAGTGCCTCAGCAGATCTCACACAGTTCTTTGCTGTGGCTGTGTACATCTCAGGCTAGATTATAAATCCTCATATTCTCAGAGACATCAGGAACAAAACCCTGAAAAGAATTCGGGTCCTACTAGATTTGAAATGAGTTGTCTGTTTTTTCTTTGTCCTAGAGTGTCTTATGCAGTAATATTCCTCATAAGGCTGTATCATTAAAGACAAGGATATGTATAAAAAGATTCTAGCAAAATTAGGTAACAGCTTAGGTTGAAGATAGTGTATTAGAGGCTTTGTATCTACTGGTAGTACATCCAAAGAGTTAGTGTTACCTTAACTGTTTTAAGTTGTTTGTCTACTGAGGAATATTTGTTCTATTTGGAGCAAAAGATAATTGTACGGCTTTCTCTTTTTAGGTGGAGTGAAGCATTTGTGGATGCTCAACAGCCTGTCTTAATTTTTACTACTGAGAAAGTGAGTTTTATGTTAAACTTGTTACAGCAGCAAATCCTGTGAAATAGTCATGGAGTTTAAATCAGAACTTAAACTCTTTCTTCACCTCTCTTGCTTTATTTCCTAAATAactacttttattttaaatacgaTAGTATCTCTGTCATAGCTATTTCGTTGAGCTTCTGAGTGGTCCTCTGGTAATAATGGAGGTTTAATTGAAGAATCTGTAAAACATAATACGAACAGTAATTCTAACAGCTTCTTAAACTTTGTGTACACCGCCGCAATTTTAAAACTCTTGTtttcttgttgatttttttttctaagttaCTTCAGCTCAGTCTTTACTCCATTTGCCAAAatgagaatttatttttttcctcctccaggATAGGGATTATTTTGTATATGTGCAGAAGTTTAACCCAAATACCCTACACAAGTATAAGATTGAACAAGAAGAATCGTTCTGTCCGTTGAGTTTTACAGCATGCCTAAAAAACAATCTTGTCACTCTTCTTTGTTTGTGTAAGTCTTATTTTATAATGGGATATAAAAGTATAATAGCTTAATCAGTTGAAGCATGCACATTGACACATTTGTGTTGTTTATGAATTGCTGTTTAATATTGTAGCTCTTGTATTAAACTCCAGAATGTAGAGGCATTAATTCAAGCTACCATGAGTTCTCATGCTTTGAGGGCTGGGATGATTTAATCCTGATCATAGTATGTGTTGCACCATAAAATGTCCTTaacacaggggtgtcaaactcacctgagCCAGATTCCGACTGTGGGGCTTTTTCTGGGAAACATCCGCAGCAGCAGGTCCAATGGCAGAGGTGGGAGACCTGGAAGGCATAGCCCTCGCTTGCCCTCCTGCTACCAGTTGCCATGCTTGGAGTCCCTGAATTCTGTGGGAGGCTCTACCCCCCAGTTCTGGTAGCCTGGTGGGCTGGTTGGGAGGGTTCCACGGGCTGAATGCATTCCATAGGCCACGTCTTTGATGCCCTTACATAAGGAATGCATTTCATTTGAAATGTCAGAAGTCAATTTAGCTTTTTATTTGTAGATTTTGATTATGTTGTTTAGCTACAGTTTTGGAAAAACTCAAGGGCACTGTTTGGGCACAATTGTTAACTTAATGTAGTGTTACTCTTCTCTTCCAACAGATTCCAATGGGTGTGTGTATAAAGTTTTGATGTCTCTGCAACAAAATGTcccagagagagagcaagttctGTCCAAGTCTCTCCTACTCAAACTTGTAGTATCAGGCAGTGTTCTAAAAGGAACTTCATTTACTATTCTTGATAAAGATCATGTTGCAGTCCTAGGATGTTTGGATTCACCGCCTAATGTTGCTAAAGGTGATTTgaaattaaattgttttattaAGATCTGAGGGAGAACTCATGTTAAGCATATTGATCAGTgggtgtaatctccatccttggatgttttttaagagaaggttagacaaacacttgactaagatggctgtcttgagcagggggctagactagatgacctcttgaggttgaTTCAGTCCTGTTTTTGTATAATTATAAGCAGGAAAACGTTGGTTTGGGGTTGTAGTTTGTAACAAGTCAGGAATGCTTCAGCTTTTGTCAACATCTTGATTATATGGTGAGTTCTATGCATGTTGTATATCAGGCGAAACAGTAGTGCTGTGTTGGTTACTGCTGTAAGTATTGTGGAACTACACAAATTAGTGCCTTGTAGTCCAGGGGCCAACCCTTCAGGATGTGTAACAAATGGACAGACAAACAAGAATGAAGTTTACTCTTgctattgaatttcatttttaaaactataCTGGTAGATGCCCTCCACATTCCATAATGCAGAGAACAAAGGTGGAAAAGTTGCAGTTGTACTGCAGACAGACCTGGGTGAAATATTTGGTTCCTCTCACCTTAAAAATTAATGTCTGAAATTTGTTTTCCATTCCAAGTTGGTATGAAAAGTCAAACTTGATCTCTTCCATGGGACTGAAATTTTGAAACACTTAAAAACACTGAAACGCAAGGAATTGGGAACACTTTTGCCATTTCAGAAACAAATCATTCTAAGCTGGTGAGCAAGGAAGACAGAGTGGTTTATCCTGGGTTAGGTGGCTTGCCAAATGGCCAGCTAATAGGCAACCTGCCTGTTTTCCATCTCGTCAGTCCAGTTAAGGTTCCACCAAAAAGTACTATTTCTAGCAGCTCTTAAGTTAAGGTTTTGTTAAGAAAACAACCTTCTTTTCATCTGTCAACATGTTTTCTGTTATTTATAAAGATTGGCTGCATTTATCTAACTTGTTTATACACATTCTGGAATGCAGCATTTTGTTTCCAGAAGCTTGTTTGTAAGTAAAAACAGCAAAGCAAAAATTCatatttctgccattttgaactaACCATGTCTCTCcaccctctctcctctctctttttgtAGAATGGTTAACTATATGGAATACAAAGTTTCAGACATTGCAGACTTCAAAAGAACTGCCAGAGGGGACCACTGGACAAGTAAGCACTAACTTGTTTGATGCATGGAGCTATAGGTTTCAATCTAAGAAATTGGCTTTTTCATGTATGCTGGAAAAAATGTATGTGGACAACAGCTGGGCTTTTGTGCAGTGAAGCTTCTGAAGGGCTGGCTAACAGAAGTGGGTGGCAGATCTTTTAAATAatacattgatttaaaaaaaaaacataagtTGTGAAAGTCCGTGGTGGGAAGTGCAGTCTATCAAAAATTATAACTCAATTGAATTGCCTGCTAAATGCTATGGAAACTAGTTGAAGTTATAGTAGAGGGCAATGGCTGATGAAAAATGGAACTCCATATcagtttttaaaatccatttataAGATTGATTTGTTGGTGCAGAAATCAAAATGGGCTTCTATGTCTACGAGCAGATAAAGCAGTGTGCTTAATATTTTGTAGCTGTGGTGTTACGGGGAGAAATTTTTTTTAACACATGGAAAGGTGCTAGCTGTAGTAGTATACAAGTGTGAAACTTCGTCACTGGCAGCTGCTGTTGGAAAGCTCAAGGATATTCAAACCACAGGTAAGTTTCATTATAAATATTGGTTTAGCATATGCTTTCAGTTAGTACATAAGTCTTGTCTACATTTATGCTGAAAATGACACACAGAGTTCTCTAGCTTAAAAATAAGCAAGTAAATAATTGGGACCATCCAATAATTGGTTTTGAAATGGTTTGAAAAGTAGCATAACTCTCTCCTGTTCCTTTGTAAAAATGTTCCTGAGTATATACTTCCTTCATGTCATGGGCAGAAAATGTAGTATTGGTGCACTGAAACTAGTATCTTTATAGGCCTAGGTATTGGGTGTGTTCTGTCTGAAACTTTGCTTATCGGTTTTCTTTTTTAGGCTTGACAATTTTCGGTATAGAGAGTTCTCAGTATAGCTTCCTCTGGAAAATAGGGCATTGTGGAGGCAACTTGTTTTCATTGCTATTTTCTACATTTGGCAAATGCTGTTGAAAGTAACGTAGGATTAATTAAGTACGtgaaagtctagaaagactagaGCAACTTGTGTGCCTTTGTCCTTCACCTTTGTCTAATGCAGCCTTTGTAGTGAGCAAACTCTGGGAAGAAAATATTTAATGATCTTAAATAGACTTTTATTGTAATGGTGAAATAAGTGCGATTGGAATTAAATTTTTATTCTAAGAAATTACTCAGTATTAAAGAACTATTAGAAAAAATCTAACAGAAATAGGACTGATAGGATTATTGTTAGTTTCTATTTTTGAGGGCTCTTTTTTGTAACTTACAGAAGCTTAATTTTGCATTTGCGTAGATAGGAGAACCATGTCTTCATTTGTAAATTGGAACATGCTCCAAGAAGAAGAGCTGGCTTCTCTACAACCACAGCAGTCTGTACCTGCTAAAACTGAAACCAGGAGGACTGTAAGTTTGTCTTAGAGTTATTTTTCTCTCAGTGTTGGTGCTTTAATGTTATGGATGAGAAGTGAATATGACTTCAGGATTGGCTGTGATGGCTAATAAGTGTTTCCAAATCTGGTATCTGAGATTTTTTTGAATCTCAGAGGGTGAATTTAATGCCTGaaagaaataaataatacattCATGCCATCCTAGTCACCTTgatgaaaatttaaaatattttgtctgcTTTGGCCCTGGGGAGAGCaacttttgttttttcctttaatttcagTTAAGATCAAGGAGGAGTGCTGCTACTAAAGTTCAGTTAGGCACCCTAACAGCTGAACAGCTTTTATTGGATATAAAGGTAGGCATATTTTAAATATCCTTCCTTGGTGAATATTTTATCTTATTAGAATCTGTCAAAATGTAACCCAAATGGCAAATCCAGTTTTGTCATCTTATGTTCTCTTATCCCTCATCTTTTTTATATACAAATAAAGTAGAACTAGGCTTGTTGGAGAATTAAACTATTTACTGTataaacagtggtgctcaaccttttggccctttGGGCCAAGTGAGTGGTATGGGGCTGGTCTGTGAGCCGGATGAGGTCCGTGCCCCCAGATCCAGACCACAGTGCCTTCTCCCTGACCCTTTGTGCCACAATTGGGATCCTGTgagcctgtgctgcctccacccagTTCTAGTTACTGGGATCAGGGCCCCACAACTCCACACCACCCAGACCTGTGGAgagcctcatgggctggatggtGAGGTGCCAGGGTCTGAATCTGACCTACAAGCTGGGGGGTTGAACACTTCCTGTTATATAATTATACAAGGATCATTCAATGCTAAATGTGCATAATACTACTTTTATTTAACATTCCCACTACCAGGTATGTATTCTCACCACTAGGCTGCAGTGTGTGACACCATATGCATATGACTTCTAAGAGTGCAATTTTTTCAGTAGTAGTTTGTTGTTTTCATTGTTGTAACCAGGCTAGAAgtaaggtggtggtggtgatctTATTAGTTCGAATTCTGAAATACCACATCTCTCATTCTAACGAGTAACAACATGGTAGTCGTCAACCTTCTAGCTCTGTCACTTCTGAACTGGGTAGTATTGCTCCTTTCCAGGACTCTTCCGAAAATGTTATTGAAGAGGAATTGAGGCACTTCTTGACAAATGCACAAATGGCAGATTTCCAGGCTATGATTGGGCACATAATAACAAATCTTCTGAATAGATGTAAAACCGAGCCTACGTTTTACCCTCAGAATTGCCTGGTACAGCTGATCCAGACACAAGGGCTCTCGTACAGGTGATACACTTCTCTTTTTAAACATGCATCAAACATGGGTTTAACTGTTCAAAaattcattttcaaaaatgggagTGTAAACTCCCAAACCATTTAGGTGTTTTAGAAAATTTTACCTTTGAATCTTGAATCTCTGGATTCATTTTATCAAAGAAAGCgatggcaattaaaaaaaaacaaaacaattttccCCCAGAAGAACTGGCAGGATTTTCATAATATCTCAGTAATTTATGTATGTCCTAATATGGGCATTAACTTTTTATTGTCTTGCAGCTTATGTCCAGACTTGATGGCAGTAGCTTTGGAGAAAACAGATGTGCATTTATTGCAACTTTGTCTGCAGCAATTCCCTGACATTCCCGAATCAGTTACTTGTGCCTGTTTGAAGGCATTTTTAAGGTAAGTAGGAAGCAGACTATTGTTTTCTTTCTGGTTAACAAAGTGCTTGGGTATGAAGAGTGCATTTCTAAGATGCACTTCAGAGTCCTGAAGGTATGTTCTGTTGGGTCAGAAGTCAGACACTATTTCAAGAACCTCCAGAAACTAGAGATTGACTGATTCCATAGTTCTTTTAGAATGTCCTTTATCAGAAGACTACACTGAAGACCTGAATTATCATCATACGCGTAGTTTGTTTGATTGTCTGCCAAAGGGGGAGTGTCACAATCGGGATTACTATTGGTACTATTAAAGGGGACCTCTCTGATAGGTTTTAGGATGAGACTTGATCAGTTTTGCCTATAAACAGAGTTCTGTGTATCACACCACTATCTGTCACCTTTACAAAAAGTGTTGAACTAGTGAATTTCTGTCTTTAACATTACATTTCATAGATAACATTGTTAGAGCAGGCAAGAATGACTAGTGGAAGTCTATGCTGTATAATATGCACCGCATAATGCAAGGATCCATACGAGCTCATTTAAAACTAGAGTGAGCATCAGAAGCAGTCTAGCCACAGTGGTGTGGAGCTCTACTTGTGCTAATTTTACTCTTTGTTATGTTAGCTACCGTATCTCTACGCTATATCACATTCTGCAGTATATACGTACCTTCAGTAGCAGTTCTAAAAGTTGCCCAACTACCTCAGCATCCATCTTCAGTTGGGTttttccagattgctttaaataATTTATTCTCCATAAAGCATTTAGTTGTCTTAGGTTCTCCACATGGTAAAACCACTGTAAGAGGAACAAACctggaaatatatttttctgaaGCATGACCCATACTGTCTTGCTAACGAGGGTAAAGAGAGGACTTTCCTGTCCCTGGACTCTTTAATGGCTTGTTGTATAAATTTTACTAGGGATATATACCTGTCTTGTATAGCTTCAGCTTGCTCTGGTGAGTTTATAGGACAAACTAAGCATATTTTAAGTTGATTTATTTTAGTGTCCAAAATATTGCTCCAGTTTTAACTGAGTTGGTCTGAATTAACAACTTAAATGGATTCAAGTGAAAACTAGCCCTTAGTAACTTCTTAACTACTATTTATTAAAAGATGTAGTCCTAGA encodes the following:
- the NOL11 gene encoding nucleolar protein 11; the encoded protein is MAALCEAFTLCGLVAGPGQGVLGLEPAPGADQVLLTDRGRTATLYKVSDQKALGCWSVKQGQMITCPVVCNFETGEFVAVQDDKVLRIWKDEDVNLDKAFKATLSADVYRIHSLPHVEPLVLFRGGAVRTLDALLAAPQQGIENIISDEVIRWSEAFVDAQQPVLIFTTEKDRDYFVYVQKFNPNTLHKYKIEQEESFCPLSFTACLKNNLVTLLCLYSNGCVYKVLMSLQQNVPEREQVLSKSLLLKLVVSGSVLKGTSFTILDKDHVAVLGCLDSPPNVAKEWLTIWNTKFQTLQTSKELPEGTTGQLWCYGEKFFLTHGKVLAVVVYKCETSSLAAAVGKLKDIQTTDRRTMSSFVNWNMLQEEELASLQPQQSVPAKTETRRTLRSRRSAATKVQLGTLTAEQLLLDIKDSSENVIEEELRHFLTNAQMADFQAMIGHIITNLLNRCKTEPTFYPQNCLVQLIQTQGLSYSLCPDLMAVALEKTDVHLLQLCLQQFPDIPESVTCACLKAFLSISDDSLEGTNVNLDSVICYIDIADNDKVEKQTGTVQNGFNSEMLEDDISDIQLTQKPHMIDSNDSCPVGPQKAALLNAILRSAYSETFLLPHLKDLSAQQVMLFLQYLRYLYEKCSEKVSMDLPGVLCPTINQIMDWMCLLLDAHFTVVVMLPEAKGLLSNLHKFVRAQVRFYSELNKIEGSLQELQRIKHQKDIDLYSIEVLELV